From a region of the Coffea arabica cultivar ET-39 chromosome 3e, Coffea Arabica ET-39 HiFi, whole genome shotgun sequence genome:
- the LOC113736794 gene encoding uncharacterized protein isoform X2 — translation MWEVMRSRNSSFKEEDLKKETSPSSASSAVDSRFNQTLRSVHGLLKGRSFPGKILITRRTDPQDDLILRSPDSNRSLSDNDTGSSERVDESSQDGLQNRSNASTTTSFSKMKLSTSNSENASREVQKPTVGARATDSARLMKFTKELSGTTVILDNLRELAWSGVPPYLRPSVWRLLLGYAPPNSDRREGVLRRKRLEYLDCVAQYYDVQDTERTDEEINMLRQIAVDCPRTVPDVSFFQQPEVQKSLERILYIWAIRHPASGYVQGINDLATPFLVVFLSEHLEGSVENWSMADLSPDQISNVEADCYWCLSKLLDGMQDHYTFAQPGIQRLVFKLKELVRRIDEPVSTHMENQGLEFLQFAFRWVNCLLIREWSNKLQKLEFQDMVMFLQHLPTNNWSHLELEMVLSQAYMWHTMFKRSPSHLVS, via the exons ATGTGGGAAGTCATGAGGAGCCGCAACAGCAGTTTCAAGGAAGAAGATCTAAAGAAAGAGACATCTCCCTCTTCGGCTTCTTCTGCTGTCGATTCAAGATTCAATCAAACTCTCAGAAGTGTTCACGG GTTGCTGAAAGGGCGCAGTTTTCCTGGTAAGATACTAATCACAAGGAGGACAGATCCACAGGATGACTTAATTCTAAGGTCTCCAGATAGTAACAGGAGTTTATCGGATAATGATACTGGTTCCAGTGAACGAGTGGATGAATCTAGTCAG GATGGACTCCAAAACAGAAGTAATGCAAGTACTACTACATCTTTTAGCAAAATGAAATTGTCAACCTCAAATTCAGAAAATGCATCTAGAGAGGTTCAGAAACCCACGGTGGGTGCTAGAGCTACAGATTCCGCAAGATTGATGAAGTTCACAAAAGAATTGTCTGGGACGACTGTTATTCTAG ATAACCTGCGTGAACTAGCCTGGAGTGGTGTTCCACCATATTTGCGGCCAAGTGTGTGGAGACTTCTTTTG GGATATGCACCCCCTAATTCAGATAGAAGGGAGGGAGTTTTGAGGAGAAAGCGCCTGGAGTATCTTGATTGTGTTGCTCAGTATTATGATGTTCAAGACACTGAGCGTACAGATGAAGAGATTAACATGCTCCGGCAG ATTGCTGTTGATTGTCCAAGAACTGTACCTGATGTCTCTTTTTTTCAACAACCTGAAGTTCAGAAATCTTTGGAGCGCATACTTTATATATG GGCTATTCGGCATCCTGCAAGTGGATATGTTCAAGGAATAAACGATCTGGCAACCCCCTTTTTAGTAGTATTCTTGTCAGAACATTTAGAAGGCAGTGTTGAGAATTGGTCAATGGCAGATCTGTCTCCAGATCAAATATCTAATGTTGAGGCTGACTGTTATTGGTGTCTATCAAAGTTACTTGATGGTATGCAAGACCATTACACATTTGCTCAACCAGGAATTCAGCGGCTGGTGTTTAAGCTGAAGGAATTGGTTAGACGGATTGATG AACCTGTATCAACACACATGGAGAATCAAGGGCTTGAGTTTCTTCAATTTGCATTCCGCTGGGTCAACTGTCTTCTAATACGTGAG TGGTCCAATAAGCTTCAGAAGCTTGAATTCCAAGATATGGTTATGTTTCTTCAACACCTTCCAACCAATAACTGGAGTCATTTGGAGCTGGAGATGGTTCTTTCCCAAGCTTACATGTGGCACACTATGTTTAAAAGGTCTCCCAGCCACTTGGTTAGCTGA
- the LOC113736794 gene encoding uncharacterized protein isoform X1, with translation MWEVMRSRNSSFKEEDLKKETSPSSASSAVDSRFNQTLRSVHGLLKGRSFPGKILITRRTDPQDDLILRSPDSNRSLSDNDTGSSERVDESSQDGLQNRSNASTTTSFSKMKLSTSNSENASREVQKPTVGARATDSARLMKFTKELSGTTVILDNLRELAWSGVPPYLRPSVWRLLLGYAPPNSDRREGVLRRKRLEYLDCVAQYYDVQDTERTDEEINMLRQIAVDCPRTVPDVSFFQQPEVQKSLERILYIWAIRHPASGYVQGINDLATPFLVVFLSEHLEGSVENWSMADLSPDQISNVEADCYWCLSKLLDGMQDHYTFAQPGIQRLVFKLKELVRRIDEPVSTHMENQGLEFLQFAFRWVNCLLIREIPFHLVTRLWDTYLAEGDALPEFLVYIFASFLLTWSNKLQKLEFQDMVMFLQHLPTNNWSHLELEMVLSQAYMWHTMFKRSPSHLVS, from the exons ATGTGGGAAGTCATGAGGAGCCGCAACAGCAGTTTCAAGGAAGAAGATCTAAAGAAAGAGACATCTCCCTCTTCGGCTTCTTCTGCTGTCGATTCAAGATTCAATCAAACTCTCAGAAGTGTTCACGG GTTGCTGAAAGGGCGCAGTTTTCCTGGTAAGATACTAATCACAAGGAGGACAGATCCACAGGATGACTTAATTCTAAGGTCTCCAGATAGTAACAGGAGTTTATCGGATAATGATACTGGTTCCAGTGAACGAGTGGATGAATCTAGTCAG GATGGACTCCAAAACAGAAGTAATGCAAGTACTACTACATCTTTTAGCAAAATGAAATTGTCAACCTCAAATTCAGAAAATGCATCTAGAGAGGTTCAGAAACCCACGGTGGGTGCTAGAGCTACAGATTCCGCAAGATTGATGAAGTTCACAAAAGAATTGTCTGGGACGACTGTTATTCTAG ATAACCTGCGTGAACTAGCCTGGAGTGGTGTTCCACCATATTTGCGGCCAAGTGTGTGGAGACTTCTTTTG GGATATGCACCCCCTAATTCAGATAGAAGGGAGGGAGTTTTGAGGAGAAAGCGCCTGGAGTATCTTGATTGTGTTGCTCAGTATTATGATGTTCAAGACACTGAGCGTACAGATGAAGAGATTAACATGCTCCGGCAG ATTGCTGTTGATTGTCCAAGAACTGTACCTGATGTCTCTTTTTTTCAACAACCTGAAGTTCAGAAATCTTTGGAGCGCATACTTTATATATG GGCTATTCGGCATCCTGCAAGTGGATATGTTCAAGGAATAAACGATCTGGCAACCCCCTTTTTAGTAGTATTCTTGTCAGAACATTTAGAAGGCAGTGTTGAGAATTGGTCAATGGCAGATCTGTCTCCAGATCAAATATCTAATGTTGAGGCTGACTGTTATTGGTGTCTATCAAAGTTACTTGATGGTATGCAAGACCATTACACATTTGCTCAACCAGGAATTCAGCGGCTGGTGTTTAAGCTGAAGGAATTGGTTAGACGGATTGATG AACCTGTATCAACACACATGGAGAATCAAGGGCTTGAGTTTCTTCAATTTGCATTCCGCTGGGTCAACTGTCTTCTAATACGTGAG ATCCCTTTCCATCTTGTTACCCGCTTGTGGGATACGTATCTTGCAGAAGGAGATGCATTGCCTGAATTTTTAGTGTACATATTCGCCAGTTTTCTGTTAACA TGGTCCAATAAGCTTCAGAAGCTTGAATTCCAAGATATGGTTATGTTTCTTCAACACCTTCCAACCAATAACTGGAGTCATTTGGAGCTGGAGATGGTTCTTTCCCAAGCTTACATGTGGCACACTATGTTTAAAAGGTCTCCCAGCCACTTGGTTAGCTGA